AACGACGATGCGCTCTGGCCCGGTCTCCTCTGCGGGGGAAGCGCCTGTGAGCTGGGAGGGGGCCGCGCCGTCCGACCCCGCGCCCTGCCCGGCCGCGCCCGCACCCCTAGCCCACCCGGCCCCGCGTCCCGCCTCACCCGGCAGAGTGCGCACCCGCAGGTGCTGTGGCCTCAGGAGCCGCACGTTGGACTCCGGAACCAGCGCCACGTCGTAGTCCGTGTCAGGGTCCAGGCCGGCCCAGGCCCAGCCCGTGGCGTTCCCTGGCAGCTGCTGGCGGCGCGCCGTCCCCGGCTCGGCGCTGGGCGCCAGCTCCAACAGGTAGTAGCCCGAGTCGGCGGTCAGTAGGGGTGGCCAGGCCAGACGGAAGCCGCTGGACGTGACCTCGGAGGCACGGAGCTGCTGCGGCCACATCGCGtctgcggggtgggggtgggggtgggcagagggTCAGAGAACAGAGGTGCCTCCTCGTGCCCGACCCTGGGGCTCTGACTGTTGACTCCCGGAAGACACCCAGAGGCAGGGAGCAGGGCGCGGGGCGCCAGGCCAGCCCCAGCCACGCCCACCAGATGCTAAGGATCCGCAGGACATGAGTGCAGCCAGCCCTCTACTTTGCCCTGTCAGGAGCTTCCCTCCTGGCCTCGGCTCCAAACTCAAACCAGTGCGGAGGTATAGCAGCCACCTCCCACCCAGTCCAGTGGCCTGGACAAGGGCCCCTCAAAGGTGGCAGGATCCAAACTGATGTCATGATGTCAGAGAACAGaggaccagcccccatccagccTGACTGGCCAGCACAGAGTCTGGGGTCAGCTCGGCTCTGAACAGTCAAGGAAAAGGGGGCCCACAGTACAGCCAGGAGACGGGAGCCACTGGAGAATGCTCCGAGGGGCAGAAGAGATATGACAACCCCAGGAGCGGCTGGACCTGGAGTTTCGGGTGCTGCCGGTGTCCAGTCCCCAGGAGAGTGTGTTGGGAGCGCTCCAGGGTGGGAACCCCAAACGTGTGTTACTCCTGAGCTTTGATGCCGAGCACCACAGGGCTGTCTGAGTgacagtggggtggggggtgaagcTGATAAATGTCTGGACAGGCTTAAGCCCTTCGGGACCCCATGCTGCCTTCTTTAATGCTGGGTGTGCAGCTGCCCGGCTGGCACGCCCCTCGCCCATCCCCCACACTCAGACCCTGCCCCCGCTCCCAGGAGCCCCCGCCCTACAGCCTCACTGCCCTGCagccttgggtttttcctgtccAGCTGCTTGCCCTTTCTCCTGCTGTCGCCTCCAGGCTCAGCCACAGTGGTTGACCCAGGGGCCACCAGGGCCAGGTGTCCTGGAGTAAATCTTCGGAAGGACACTCTACCTCCCTCCAACCCACAGTTCAACCCCTTCCGGTTTCAGGTGGACGATTAACCACAGGTGGAGACTTGGGAGGACCCTGGGGTCGTTGGCATTTTTCAGTGGCTACAGCCAACCTTGCCAGTGACCAGGCCCTTCAACACCAGTTCCCTCTCCCACCAGGTTTAGCTGGGTCAGGGGGTTCCACAAGAAACTCAGAGGGGAGCTGCTAGCCCCCACAGTGGGCCCTCCAAGGTCTGGCCTCCTCTCCAGCAATGCCCACAACCGCCTGCAGTGCAGTCCCACTCCAACCCCTCCACGGCTGCCCTCACCCTGGGGGAAATAGGGCCCTAGCTCTTGGGGGGCAGTCTCGGCCCTTCCTGACCTGGCCCTCGCCCTCCCTCCAGGCTTGGTGGGCCCCTCTGCAGTCTCCAGGCTTGGAACCTCCTACGCTTCCTCTCCAGGTAGACACATTCCACCAGATGCAGCGCCTGAGCCCTTCAGCCCGCAGCAAGTCCCCCACTTTCCAGCAGAGAGCCCCACCTGGAGGTGTTTACTCAAGCCTGCCCCTCTGTCCCGCCTCAGCCCAGGTTGGGGGGCACCTGGGGTGAACGGCTGGAGTGTGTCCCTGGAGAAGCCACGTGTGCACCCCTGTCCCTGCAGCCCTGGCCTCGGCTCCAGGCGTGCGAGGTTCCCTGCTGGGGTTCACCCGGGCCCTGCCTCCTCCCACCTACCAAGAATGGAGCCCCTCAACGCCTGGGTGATGATGTGCAGGTCATCCACATCCACAAAGTGCAGGTGCTTCTCAGCAGGGGCCGAGGCGGCGGCCGACAGCTCCAGGAGGTTGCCGCGGCCGGTGCTGACGATGAAGACGGTGACGCCCAGGTCCTTCAGCTCCTGCATGGGGGGCCCCACGGGGTCGCTGGAGCCGCCGTCTGTCACCCACACCAGCACCTTGGGCACCCCTGGCCGGGCCCCCGCCGCCTTGGCAAACAGCTGCTCCTTGGCGTATGCCAACGCCAGGCCAGTGTTGGTGTCACCCATGCGCTGGGCTGCAGCGCGTATGGCGTCCTGGACAGCCGAGCCTGAGCTGTGCTGGCCGAAGCGGAACTCGGTGTGCGGCCGACTGCCCACGTGCACCAGGCTGGCACGCAGGGCCCCAGGGTCCAGGGGCAGCAGGGCCGCCAGCCGCCCCAAAAACTCCCGAACTCGGGAAAACTCATAATGAGATACGCTGGCCGAGCTGTCCAACAGAAACAGCAGGTCCCCCTGGGGGGCAGATGCCGGGGggcctgggggagagggaagggttcAGCCCCAGGTGGTGGCCCCCGGACAGCCCCACACCCAGGGAACCCCCAGGGTCTGAGCTTTCCCTAAGTTGGCACTTGCCCTTACCCAAGGAAGCCCTGAAAGCCTGCTCAGTCACACCCCAAAGGTCCTGGGGTGGCACCCCAGGGGGGAGAGAGGTCCTATGCCAACAAGAGGTCCACACTCAGCAGTTCCAACGCTGCACCCTGGCCACATGCCTGGGGCACCCCCTGGGCTCATGTCTTGTCTGCAAAGGAGAGCTGACCCCTCCAAGCCCCCACACCCTCCCTGTCTTCAGCAGACTCTGTGTGCAGGCTGGACCCGGCCCAGCCCCCAGGACTGGTGGGTGGATGGGTCTGGGCCGCCAGGGCTTGGTTTTCAAGAAGCAGCTACACCGCTCAGCCTCCAGGTAGAGCAACCGGTGGGGCGTGCGGTGGGGGCACACAAGCAGCTGGGGAGACTGGAGGCAGAGGTGGAGGCATGGGGGGACAGAGTGCTGACCGCAGCCCCTCCCACAGCCCGGAGTCCCGGTTGGAGTCCTGACCCCACTTACCGATGATGTcacccctcccctggcccccatCCTCTGCTCCACCTGGACCCAGGAAGCAGGTTACCTGCTGCAGCAGCCCGAGGGCCCTATCAGCCCCTACGgggcctcccccttcctcccgGCACCCCGCGGGGCAGATGGGGCCCTTTGCCATGAGCAGACAGGGGCCTGGGGTGTCTCGGTTCTGGTCCCGGCCTTGCGGCCTCAGCTTCCCCTAACACAGTGGGGCGACGCCAACCCTCTCACCATCCCTCTATTAACGGTCACGCCAaggaaagggaaactgaggcagggacaAGCCTCCGCGacaggcccctccccctccccgtccaGGCCCCAAGATCCCGCGAAGTTGCCGGCGGAGCCCGCGCCGCAGGTGGGTGTGGTCCCCTGCCAGATGCCCCCGCCCCACAGCCGCGGAAGGAGAGCGTGGCTCGGTGCGgacacggtgggggggggggggcggggcgccgggacCTGAGTCCGGCCCGGCCGCCCGCAGCACTCACCACGCTCCGCGCCGCTCCGCGCCAGCCGCAGGCTCAGGGCCAGGCCGAGCACCGTCCAGGGCAGCATCGCGCGCGACGGGACGGCCACGCTCTGCCTCCGCTCGTGGCTCGCTCGCTCCTGAGCTGCGGAGCGCGCGGCCGAGCGGGCCGGAcccgggccccgcccccaggAGCCCCCGCCCACCGCGGCCCCGCCCCGAGGTCCCGCCCTGGCGCGCACTATGCCCCGCGTGCGGAGGAGCACCGGCTCCGGGGAGGCGCGTGCACAAAGGGCCCAAACGTGTGGCGACACGCGGCACTCACCGGGATGCCGCCGAGGCCCACGCGGGtggcatgcacacacagacactgtGGTCCCCCCTTCCGGCTGTAAGGCCTTGGAGTCAGCCCTGTCCcctaccccctgccccctgcccccagccaggagCCAAGCAGGGAGCCACCAAGCTGGGTCATCCCTAGGCCCGCTGCCCTTGGCTCCGCAGTGTTGGGAGTCCCTGAAGCCAAGCCCAAGAGAGCCCCGGGGGTATGAGAGTGTGTGggtgacaccaaaaacaacgccCCCCTGACAAGTCCCGGCTCTGGCCACAGAGACTGGGGAGGGGCAGGTGTATGGGAGCTGTGACATGTTCCTCCAAGGACTGACCAACAGAGATCAGACGGGTGGAACTTAGAAAGGAGACGGCATCGGGAGGGGAAAGAAGCCTGAGACCTTCAAGGGGGAGCTTCCGGGGGGACACCTCAGCTGGCTTCTTAGAGGAAGAGGCGTAGGAGCTGAGGATGGCTGGTTCAGGCCTGTCCAGTGTGGTCATGCTGGGCATGTAGCTGTCCCCATAGGTCCTGCCCAATGAGGGGCCCAGGGCTGAGGCCAAACTCCAGGACTGAGGACAGAACCCCCCAAGCAGCCCACTGGGGAAACCCTCCACTGTGACCAGGAGCCTTGCATCTGGGATCTTAGCTAGACCAGAGCAGAGGTGGTTGGCTGCAGGGGACATCCTGAGGGACACTCAGTGCCCCCAGGGCAGATTCCTTGCCCTTAGGTGAGATGGGGCAGTGTCCGTGGGCAGGAGTGAGGTCCAGGAgagccctgctcccctccctcctaAGATGCCTTCCTGTGGGGGCACCGCCACGCTCTCCCAGCCACTCTTCTCTGTGCAGCTGGGTGGGGGCACAGGTCCCCCACGGGGAGGCGGCAGGGCCATCTCTGCCAGGATGtcccctcccttttccccctccccaggaGGATGCCCAGCAGGGAGGACGGATGGGACTCAAtggttttccttcctccctctggcaGGTGAGACGCCAGGCTGGGAGACACACTGGAGCTCTGGCTTTGCCTAAAAAAGGAAGCAGCTCAGTTAAGCCTGAGGAGCTGGGGCAGGAACAAGCAAGAACTGTgtccccgccgtccccgcccgccccccccaccaGGAATCTTGGCAGTGGTGGGGCTGGCTCAGCTCCACAGACCTCAGGCCTCGGCTGGGACCAGAAACTGCCTGGTGCTTCCGCCTGGGCCCCGGGGGGGCGGCAATGGGCTCGAAGCCCCAAAGTTCGGGGGGTACCGCCCAGAGGGACCGTgcctggcccccagccctccagcccccGAAGCTGAGCAGCGCTGCTGTGGGGATGGGGCTGTGAATGGAGGCAGCTGGAGGAGACCTGGGGCCCCACGGGGAGCTGAGCCAGGGCCAGACGGCCTACACGGCTTGGCTTCTGCTCCAGCTGCTGGGCACCCACCAGCAGGCAGCGGGCCACACTGGATCTGCCCTGTGGGTCCCCACTCCTGCCCAGTGGCGGGCCCACTGTCACACCTCGGCTGTGCTGCTGGGCTGACAGGGAAGTTTCTGGCCCTTCTGGAAAAACTGAGCTACTCTTCTTGGCCATGACTCAAGCCCTCGAGGAAGCAGGCgtcctccctccagcctcccgATCAGAGGGAGAAGGGACGGCAGCCTGGCCTTCGGAGTGGTCAGCCAGGGCCTCTCTCTAGCCTTGGCCGAGCTTGGCCACCTGCCTTGGCCGAGAGTCCCTCCTGATGCTCGTGCTGAGCTCTGGCCTGACCCCCCCAAACCgataccaccccacccccaccgggTCATCTCTGCCCCCCTCAGTCCCCTGATCTGCCCTGTGGCTCAGCCGGCCACACCCCACCCTGCTGCCAGCATCACGGTGAGTCTCCTCAGCCTCCGACGTGAGACATGGGCAGACGGGAGGGTCCCCAGAGAACACAGGGGTCAGCCAGGGGTGTAGTGAgtggtcagggccagggctgggcttGAGACAGACGCCAGAGGAAGCACAAATATAATGGCCGGGAAACATCCTTTCTGAAGGAAGacaggcctgggggcaggggggcagagAAGGACGGAGGCGTCCAGGACACATCCGGCCCtggccccagccctccctcccccggggccagcccctgcctggccctgtgttCTGGGGACCAGGAGAAGGGAGCAGCCTGTGGCCTTGGCCCAGTCCGGGAGTCCCCAAGCATCACTTCCCAGAGCTGGCGCACCCTGCCTGTCGGTTCACAGGCGGCTGGAGGCGCTCCGCAGAACCCAGGAACAACGCTGCTCTCCAAGGCACGGCCCCTGCTCCCCGTCGGCCCGCGGGAACGCACCCTCCTCCGCACCGTCCAGGCCTCTGCAGAGAAGAAGGGCCTTTTGTCCCCAGCTCACTGTGGTCATGTTGACCCCCGGGAAAAGGGCAGCTCCCGGGGCGTCTGACCCCAACCCTGACCCCAGCTGAGAGTCGAGGGGCAGAGTGGCTTGGCCCCACCCCGCGCCGCAGGGATGCCTGAGATGCTGGTTTTCGGGTCAGTTGT
This genomic stretch from Kogia breviceps isolate mKogBre1 chromosome 1, mKogBre1 haplotype 1, whole genome shotgun sequence harbors:
- the VWA1 gene encoding von Willebrand factor A domain-containing protein 1 codes for the protein MLPWTVLGLALSLRLARSGAERGPPASAPQGDLLFLLDSSASVSHYEFSRVREFLGRLAALLPLDPGALRASLVHVGSRPHTEFRFGQHSSGSAVQDAIRAAAQRMGDTNTGLALAYAKEQLFAKAAGARPGVPKVLVWVTDGGSSDPVGPPMQELKDLGVTVFIVSTGRGNLLELSAAASAPAEKHLHFVDVDDLHIITQALRGSILDAMWPQQLRASEVTSSGFRLAWPPLLTADSGYYLLELAPSAEPGTARRQQLPGNATGWAWAGLDPDTDYDVALVPESNVRLLRPQHLRVRTLPEETGPERIVVSHARPRSLRVSWAPALGPAAALGYHVQVGPLRGGAAQLVEVPAGRNSTTLQGLAPGTAYLVTVTAAFRSGRERALSAKACTPDGERSRAPRPQSPGAGGREP